A region from the Hypericibacter adhaerens genome encodes:
- a CDS encoding amidase produces MADLDLCFTPATELAHRIREGRLSPVRVVENSLARIAEVNPKLNCFCFTYPDEAMEKAKQAERAVKRGDKLGLLHGVPIAIKDLTPTKGKRTTLGSYCFENWVPDRNAVIVDKLEAAGAIMVGKTNTPEFAYSSFTESPLWGITRNPWNPARAPGGSSGGSGAAVASGCVPLAEGTDMGGSVRIPAAWCGTVGLKPSLGRIPMDILPSLFDNISHFGPLARTIEDARLFLKVAQGPDDIDIQSIGTPLDLEGPVSTSVEGMRLALNLDLGCYAIDPETERLVRGAVKALEKAGAKVEEVSISWKRRVADMWVEYWQVFMAAYFGHCLETYRAKMDPLVVALIEAGNKMPAAHYKRLEIERSEMWKGFYPILQKYDAFLCPTMSQAAPPVGRTDNDYYADAGDGLYHGLDMTGQFNLTAPCPALSVPAGWTQEGLPVGLQIVGRRWRDDTALQIGAALERVQPWADKRPPI; encoded by the coding sequence ATGGCCGATCTCGATCTCTGCTTCACGCCGGCGACGGAGCTCGCCCACCGCATCCGCGAAGGGCGGCTGTCGCCGGTCCGGGTCGTCGAGAACAGCCTGGCGCGCATCGCCGAGGTCAATCCCAAGCTCAACTGCTTCTGCTTCACTTATCCCGACGAGGCGATGGAGAAGGCGAAGCAGGCCGAGCGCGCGGTCAAGCGCGGCGACAAGCTGGGGCTGCTCCATGGCGTGCCGATCGCGATCAAGGACCTGACGCCGACCAAGGGCAAGCGCACGACGCTGGGCTCCTATTGCTTCGAGAACTGGGTGCCCGACCGCAACGCGGTCATCGTCGACAAGCTCGAGGCCGCCGGCGCCATCATGGTCGGCAAGACCAACACGCCCGAGTTCGCCTATTCGAGCTTCACCGAGAGCCCGCTCTGGGGCATCACCCGCAACCCCTGGAATCCGGCGCGCGCACCGGGCGGCAGCTCCGGCGGATCGGGCGCCGCCGTCGCCTCGGGCTGCGTGCCGCTGGCGGAAGGCACCGACATGGGCGGCTCGGTGCGCATCCCCGCCGCCTGGTGCGGGACCGTGGGCTTGAAGCCCAGCCTCGGCCGCATCCCGATGGACATCCTGCCGAGCCTCTTCGACAACATCTCGCATTTCGGCCCGCTCGCCCGCACGATCGAGGATGCGCGCCTGTTCCTCAAGGTGGCGCAGGGCCCGGACGATATCGACATCCAGTCGATCGGCACGCCGCTCGACCTGGAAGGCCCGGTCTCCACCTCGGTCGAGGGCATGCGGCTCGCGCTCAATCTCGATCTCGGCTGCTATGCGATCGATCCCGAGACCGAGCGGCTGGTCCGGGGTGCCGTCAAGGCGCTGGAGAAGGCGGGCGCCAAGGTCGAGGAGGTCTCGATCTCCTGGAAGCGGCGCGTGGCGGACATGTGGGTCGAGTATTGGCAGGTCTTCATGGCCGCCTATTTCGGCCATTGCCTCGAGACCTATCGCGCCAAGATGGACCCGCTGGTGGTGGCGCTGATCGAGGCCGGCAACAAGATGCCAGCGGCGCATTACAAGCGGCTCGAGATCGAGCGCAGCGAGATGTGGAAGGGCTTCTACCCGATCCTGCAGAAATACGACGCCTTCCTCTGCCCCACCATGTCGCAGGCCGCGCCGCCGGTCGGGCGCACCGACAACGACTACTACGCCGACGCGGGCGACGGCCTCTATCACGGCCTCGACATGACCGGCCAGTTCAACCTGACCGCCCCCTGCCCCGCCCTCTCGGTGCCGGCCGGCTGGACCCAGGAGGGGCTGCCGGTAGGCTTGCAGATCGTGGGCCGGCGCTGGCGCGACGACACCGCGCTGCAGATCGGCGCCGCGCTGGAGCGGGTGCAGCCCTGGGCGGACAAGCGGCCGCCGATCTGA
- a CDS encoding CBS domain-containing protein produces MNVETILKTKGRDVVTMRPEATLAAAAKELHRRGIGAIVVTDDKGGVSGILSERDVVHTLAKSGPESLANPIAEVMTHRVHTCRLADTINDLMALMTAQRIRHLPVVEQGKLCGIVSIGDVVKYRLEEVEFEAGALREYVATAG; encoded by the coding sequence ATGAATGTCGAAACGATTCTGAAAACCAAGGGTCGCGATGTCGTCACCATGAGACCCGAGGCCACGCTCGCGGCCGCGGCGAAGGAGCTGCACCGGCGCGGCATCGGCGCCATCGTGGTGACCGACGACAAGGGAGGCGTCAGCGGCATCCTCTCCGAGCGCGACGTCGTCCATACGCTCGCCAAATCGGGACCCGAGAGCCTGGCGAATCCGATCGCGGAGGTGATGACGCACCGCGTTCACACCTGCCGGCTCGCCGACACCATCAACGACCTCATGGCCCTGATGACGGCTCAGCGCATCCGCCATCTCCCCGTGGTCGAGCAGGGCAAGCTCTGCGGCATCGTCAGCATCGGCGACGTGGTGAAATACCGGCTCGAGGAAGTCGAATTCGAAGCGGGCGCGCTGCGCGAATATGTGGCCACGGCCGGTTGA
- a CDS encoding oxygen-binding di-iron domain-containing protein produces MIVTDKETGTNLAEIAEGIFRINTPIPPSAFPGGFSFNQYLILDEEPLLFHTGPRAIFAPVTGAIATVMPIERLRHVAFSHVEADECGTLNQLLALAPQAQPLCGQIAAMVSIGDLADRPPTALNDGETRSLGRHQVRWLDAAHLPHGWECGYLFEETTRTLLCGDLFTQPGIGEEPLTRGDILGPSDAFRRQLDYFAHSPHSSSLLAKLAATRPQRLACMHGSAWEGDGAALLGALGESLARAA; encoded by the coding sequence ATGATCGTCACCGACAAGGAGACGGGGACCAATCTCGCGGAGATCGCCGAGGGCATCTTCCGCATCAACACGCCCATTCCGCCCAGCGCCTTCCCCGGCGGGTTCTCCTTCAACCAGTATCTGATCCTCGACGAGGAGCCGCTGCTGTTCCACACCGGTCCGCGCGCGATCTTTGCGCCGGTCACGGGCGCCATCGCCACCGTGATGCCGATCGAGCGGCTGCGCCATGTCGCCTTCTCCCATGTCGAGGCCGACGAATGCGGCACGCTCAACCAGCTCCTGGCGCTGGCGCCGCAGGCCCAGCCGCTCTGCGGCCAGATCGCCGCCATGGTCTCGATCGGCGATCTCGCCGACCGGCCGCCCACGGCGCTCAATGACGGCGAAACCCGGTCGTTGGGCCGGCACCAAGTGCGCTGGCTCGATGCCGCGCATCTGCCGCATGGCTGGGAATGCGGCTATCTCTTCGAGGAGACGACCCGGACCCTGCTCTGCGGCGATCTCTTCACCCAGCCGGGCATCGGCGAGGAACCCCTGACCCGCGGCGACATCCTCGGCCCCAGCGACGCCTTCCGCCGCCAGCTGGATTATTTCGCCCATTCGCCCCACAGCTCGAGCCTGCTGGCAAAGCTGGCCGCCACCCGGCCGCAGCGCCTGGCCTGCATGCATGGCAGCGCCTGGGAAGGCGACGGCGCGGCGCTCCTGGGCGCGCTCGGAGAGAGCCTGGCCCGCGCCGCCTGA
- a CDS encoding thiamine pyrophosphate-binding protein, with product MTDGGNARTGGQILVDQLAIHGVSHVFCVPGESYLAALDAFHDHGEIRLYACRQEGGAANMAEAYGKLTGRPGICFVTRGPGATNASIGVHTAFQDSTPMILFIGQVARDQVEREAFQEIDFRRMFGPMAKWVAEIDDARRIPELVSQAFHRAVNGRPGPVVIALPEDMLTDRVAVPDAGPYKPVQAHPGAGEIAELRALLAAAKRPFVLLGGGGWNAEAVSDIQRFAETNALPVGCSFRCQDLFDNRHASYAGDVGIGINPALAKRIKESDLLIVVGARLGEMTTSGYTLIDIPVPKQKLVHIHPGAEELGRVYQATLPINSGMPEIAAALKAMKPVDPAWAAGTQAARADYLAWTKAPKNVGDLQMGEVVAWLNQHLPEDTILCNGAGNYATWLHRFFRYRGFRTQLAPTNGAMGYGFPAAIAAKAVAPGRPVVCFAGDGCFLMTGQELATAVQYGIPVITVVVNNGMYGTIRMHQERHYPARVIATDLHNPDFAALARAYGAHGETVTRTEEFAPAFERARASGLPALVELRIDPEALTVAQSLSQIRAAAMKR from the coding sequence ATGACCGACGGCGGCAATGCGCGGACGGGCGGCCAGATCCTGGTCGATCAGCTCGCGATCCACGGCGTCTCCCATGTCTTCTGCGTGCCGGGCGAGAGCTATCTCGCGGCGCTCGACGCCTTCCATGACCATGGCGAAATCCGTCTCTATGCCTGCCGGCAGGAGGGCGGGGCCGCCAACATGGCCGAGGCCTATGGCAAGCTCACGGGGCGGCCCGGCATCTGCTTCGTGACGCGCGGACCCGGCGCCACCAACGCCTCGATCGGCGTCCATACCGCCTTCCAGGATTCGACGCCGATGATCCTCTTCATCGGCCAGGTCGCCCGCGATCAGGTCGAGCGCGAGGCCTTCCAGGAGATCGACTTCCGCCGCATGTTCGGGCCGATGGCGAAATGGGTCGCCGAGATCGACGATGCGCGGCGCATCCCCGAGCTGGTGAGCCAGGCCTTCCATCGCGCGGTCAATGGCCGGCCGGGGCCTGTCGTCATCGCGCTGCCGGAGGACATGCTGACCGACCGCGTCGCCGTGCCGGATGCCGGCCCCTACAAGCCGGTGCAGGCGCATCCCGGTGCCGGGGAGATCGCCGAGCTGCGCGCGCTGCTGGCGGCGGCGAAGCGGCCCTTTGTCCTCCTGGGCGGCGGCGGCTGGAATGCCGAAGCGGTTTCCGACATCCAGCGCTTCGCCGAGACCAACGCGCTCCCCGTCGGCTGCTCCTTCCGCTGCCAGGATCTCTTCGACAACCGCCATGCCAGCTATGCCGGCGATGTCGGCATCGGCATCAATCCCGCGCTGGCCAAGCGCATCAAGGAAAGCGATCTCCTGATCGTCGTGGGCGCGCGTCTGGGGGAAATGACGACCAGCGGCTATACGCTGATCGACATCCCGGTGCCGAAGCAGAAGCTGGTCCATATCCATCCGGGTGCGGAGGAGCTGGGCCGCGTCTATCAGGCGACCCTGCCGATCAACAGCGGCATGCCGGAAATCGCCGCGGCCCTGAAGGCGATGAAGCCGGTCGATCCGGCCTGGGCCGCGGGAACCCAGGCGGCCCGCGCCGATTATCTCGCCTGGACGAAGGCGCCGAAGAATGTCGGCGATCTGCAGATGGGCGAGGTGGTGGCCTGGCTCAACCAGCATCTGCCGGAGGACACGATCCTCTGCAACGGCGCCGGCAACTACGCGACCTGGCTGCACCGTTTCTTCCGCTATCGCGGCTTCCGCACCCAGCTCGCGCCGACGAACGGCGCCATGGGCTATGGTTTCCCGGCCGCGATCGCCGCCAAAGCCGTGGCACCGGGCCGCCCCGTGGTCTGCTTCGCCGGCGACGGCTGCTTCCTCATGACCGGCCAGGAGCTCGCCACCGCCGTGCAGTACGGGATCCCCGTCATCACGGTCGTGGTGAATAACGGGATGTACGGCACGATCCGCATGCACCAGGAGCGCCACTATCCGGCGCGCGTGATCGCCACCGACCTGCACAATCCCGATTTCGCGGCGCTCGCCCGTGCCTATGGCGCCCATGGCGAGACGGTGACGCGCACCGAGGAATTCGCCCCCGCCTTCGAACGCGCGCGGGCCTCGGGGCTTCCCGCCCTCGTCGAGCTCAGGATCGATCCCGAGGCGCTGACGGTGGCGCAGTCCCTGTCGCAGATCCGCGCGGCGGCGATGAAGAGGTAG
- a CDS encoding N,N-dimethylformamidase beta subunit family domain-containing protein — MTRDARGLPTRTLLGYADRWSAAPGDRLSFMVSSFGPERYRAELVRLSGDVAAPGHNERVIPNEANRDYPARRQEIHAGSYAEIADSAALQRLQSFTLALFAWPTTPARGRQALTAKWDEAKRAGFLLAIGADGTLTLELGDREGRTATVSSKAKLLAREWYWIAASYDAASGNVTLQQQPLSHYAKADDRASVAAKVQLGALAFDNGKPLTFAAAIEMASDRRPRAILRYNGKIEAPRLATRALHPEEIEQLRGPDLPARLRPDLIGFWDFSRAISSTRIEDLSDARHQGTARNLPTRAMKGHHWNGRERDWTQAPQHYGAIHFHENDLYDAGWQKDFELSLPKDLPSGIYAMRLTAGEEIERIPFFVRAAVAPDKPRALFLLPTCSYMAYINERQSFDGYLGEQGSGHAAGLGAEDLFLNQHREYGYSFYDTHEDGSGVSISSRLRPTLNVRPGHSTSWVGPAGTGPWQFAADLDILEWLETQGFAYDIATDEDLHREGLSLLSRYPVVLTGSHPEYHSTQMLDALQGYLQRGGRLMYLGANGFYWRIAFHPELSGVIELRRTEDGVRDWQAEPGEYVMSFTGEYGGLWRRIGRPPQMLAGVGFVAQGFDVSSHYRRRPGSFDPRAAFIFEGIGKDETIGDFGRVGGGAAGLELDAVDRLLGSPPHTLVLAASENHSNVYLMVPEEVTSTIPAVSGVDCPSVRAELAFFETPNGGAVFSTGSIAWAGALNHEDGKNNVSRLTGNVLRRFLEPTPF, encoded by the coding sequence GTGACGCGCGACGCGCGGGGCCTGCCGACCCGCACCCTCCTGGGATATGCCGACCGCTGGAGTGCGGCCCCCGGCGACAGGCTCTCCTTCATGGTCTCGAGCTTCGGGCCCGAGCGCTACCGCGCCGAGCTGGTGCGGCTTTCGGGCGATGTCGCGGCCCCCGGCCATAACGAGCGCGTCATCCCGAACGAGGCCAATCGCGACTATCCGGCGCGCCGGCAGGAGATCCATGCCGGCTCCTATGCCGAGATCGCCGACAGCGCCGCGCTGCAGCGGCTGCAGAGCTTCACCCTGGCCCTCTTTGCCTGGCCGACCACGCCGGCCCGCGGCCGCCAGGCGCTCACCGCCAAATGGGACGAGGCCAAGCGCGCCGGCTTCCTGCTCGCGATCGGCGCCGACGGCACGCTGACGCTGGAGCTGGGCGATCGCGAGGGCCGCACCGCCACGGTCTCGAGCAAGGCGAAGCTCCTGGCGCGCGAATGGTACTGGATCGCCGCCAGCTACGACGCGGCCAGCGGCAACGTCACGCTGCAGCAGCAGCCCCTTTCCCACTACGCCAAGGCCGACGACCGCGCCTCCGTCGCCGCGAAGGTCCAGCTCGGCGCGCTCGCCTTCGACAACGGCAAGCCGCTCACCTTCGCCGCCGCGATCGAGATGGCGTCCGACCGCCGGCCGCGCGCCATCCTGCGCTATAACGGCAAGATCGAGGCGCCGCGGCTGGCCACACGGGCACTGCATCCCGAGGAGATCGAGCAGCTTCGCGGGCCCGACCTGCCGGCACGGCTGCGCCCCGACCTGATCGGATTCTGGGATTTCTCGCGCGCGATCTCCTCCACGCGGATCGAGGACCTCTCCGACGCGCGCCATCAGGGCACCGCCCGCAACCTGCCGACGCGCGCCATGAAGGGCCATCACTGGAACGGCCGCGAGCGCGACTGGACCCAGGCGCCCCAACATTACGGCGCGATCCATTTCCACGAGAACGATCTCTACGACGCCGGCTGGCAGAAGGATTTCGAGCTGTCCCTGCCCAAGGACCTGCCGAGCGGCATCTATGCGATGCGGCTCACGGCGGGCGAGGAGATCGAGCGCATCCCCTTCTTCGTGCGCGCCGCCGTGGCCCCCGACAAGCCGCGCGCGCTGTTCCTGCTGCCGACCTGCAGCTACATGGCCTATATCAACGAGCGGCAGAGCTTCGACGGCTATCTCGGCGAGCAGGGCTCGGGCCACGCGGCGGGGCTGGGGGCCGAGGATCTCTTCCTCAACCAGCATCGCGAATACGGCTATTCCTTCTACGACACGCATGAGGACGGCTCGGGCGTGTCGATCTCCTCGCGCCTGCGGCCCACGCTCAATGTCCGGCCCGGCCATTCCACGAGCTGGGTCGGTCCCGCCGGCACCGGCCCCTGGCAGTTCGCGGCCGATCTCGACATCCTCGAATGGCTGGAGACGCAGGGCTTCGCCTATGACATCGCGACCGACGAGGACCTGCATCGCGAAGGGCTCTCGCTCCTCTCGCGCTATCCGGTGGTGCTGACGGGCTCGCACCCCGAATATCATTCGACCCAGATGCTCGACGCTCTGCAGGGCTATCTGCAGCGCGGCGGCAGGCTGATGTATCTCGGCGCCAACGGCTTCTATTGGCGCATCGCCTTCCATCCCGAGCTGTCGGGCGTGATCGAGCTGCGGCGCACCGAGGACGGCGTGCGCGACTGGCAGGCCGAGCCCGGCGAATATGTGATGAGCTTCACCGGCGAATATGGCGGCCTGTGGCGGCGTATCGGCCGGCCGCCGCAGATGCTGGCCGGCGTTGGTTTCGTGGCGCAGGGCTTCGACGTCTCCTCCCATTACCGCCGCCGCCCCGGCAGCTTCGATCCGCGCGCCGCCTTCATCTTCGAAGGCATCGGGAAGGACGAGACGATCGGCGATTTCGGCCGCGTCGGCGGCGGGGCCGCGGGCCTCGAGCTCGATGCGGTCGACCGGCTGCTGGGCTCGCCGCCCCATACGCTGGTGCTCGCCGCCTCCGAGAACCATTCGAACGTCTATCTGATGGTGCCCGAGGAGGTGACCAGCACGATCCCGGCGGTCTCGGGCGTCGACTGCCCGAGCGTACGTGCCGAGCTCGCCTTCTTCGAGACGCCCAACGGCGGCGCCGTGTTCTCCACGGGCTCCATCGCCTGGGCCGGCGCGCTCAACCATGAGGACGGGAAGAACAACGTCTCCCGCCTCACGGGGAACGTGCTGCGGCGATTTTTGGAGCCGACTCCCTTTTAG
- a CDS encoding SulP family inorganic anion transporter, with amino-acid sequence MQLETIFPLWADLRRYQRDWLTRDVTAGLGIAAIAIPIGIAYPAIMGLPPASGLYATIFPLVAYALFGPSRLLVIGPDTATCTVVASSLIQLDIAATDQRLALATSFAVLVGLLCLLAAKLRLGFIANFLSYPILVGYLGGVALSLLAGQIASITGLPIASHGFVRPFVELAQRVGEVHGPTLLLGLGLFILLRLLRHVAPRLPGPLIAVILGIALSALLGLSQRGVALVGEIPTGLPAMHLPDLHNLASDNVVLGAIGILLVSFSSGIVTARSFAARNNYRVDADQELVGFGAANIASGLFGGFPVTGADSRTAINEALRGRTQLAGIVAAVALAITLLFLTSLLAYLPHAALGAVLASAAIDLFDVRALRRIWRISPLEFSFAAIAILGVVAFGVLQGVVVAIVATLIWLVGAAARPRDALLGRIAGRDGFYKLHRHPEAEAVRGMVLYLLEGPVIFFNSDHLQARIRWLIARAPVETQYFVLDGSAMNFVDGTGAIALGEIAGELAHRGVKFAVADLHWKPYELLERAGFFAQIGEEHVFDQLEEAVRALAEKAAKPPA; translated from the coding sequence TTGCAGCTCGAAACGATCTTCCCCCTCTGGGCCGATCTGAGGCGCTATCAGCGCGACTGGCTGACGCGCGATGTCACGGCCGGGCTCGGGATCGCCGCCATCGCCATCCCGATCGGCATCGCCTATCCCGCGATCATGGGGCTGCCGCCCGCGTCCGGGCTTTACGCCACCATCTTCCCGCTCGTCGCCTATGCGCTGTTCGGCCCCTCGCGCCTGCTGGTCATCGGCCCCGACACCGCGACCTGCACGGTGGTCGCCTCCTCCCTGATTCAGCTCGATATCGCCGCGACCGACCAGCGCCTGGCGCTGGCCACCTCCTTTGCCGTGCTGGTGGGGCTGCTCTGCCTGCTGGCGGCCAAGCTGCGGTTGGGCTTCATCGCCAATTTCCTCTCCTATCCGATCCTGGTCGGTTACCTCGGCGGCGTCGCGCTGTCGCTCCTGGCCGGACAGATCGCGTCGATCACCGGCCTGCCGATCGCGAGCCACGGTTTCGTGCGTCCCTTCGTCGAGTTGGCCCAGCGCGTGGGCGAGGTTCATGGGCCGACGCTGCTGCTGGGGCTCGGGCTCTTCATCCTGCTGCGCCTCCTGCGCCATGTCGCGCCGCGCCTTCCCGGCCCCCTGATCGCGGTCATCCTCGGCATCGCGCTGTCGGCGCTTTTGGGTCTGTCGCAAAGGGGCGTCGCCCTGGTCGGCGAGATCCCGACCGGCCTGCCGGCGATGCACCTGCCCGACCTGCATAACCTCGCCTCGGACAATGTCGTGCTCGGCGCCATCGGCATCCTGCTGGTGAGCTTCAGCAGCGGCATCGTCACGGCCCGCAGCTTCGCCGCGCGGAACAATTACCGCGTCGACGCGGACCAGGAGCTGGTGGGATTCGGCGCCGCGAACATCGCCTCGGGCCTGTTCGGCGGCTTCCCCGTGACGGGTGCCGATTCGCGCACGGCCATCAACGAGGCGCTGCGCGGCCGCACACAGCTCGCAGGCATCGTCGCCGCGGTGGCACTCGCCATCACGCTGCTCTTCCTCACCAGCCTGCTCGCCTATCTGCCGCATGCGGCCCTCGGCGCCGTGCTCGCTTCGGCCGCCATCGACCTGTTCGACGTCCGGGCCTTGCGGCGGATCTGGCGGATCAGCCCGCTCGAGTTCAGCTTCGCGGCGATCGCGATCCTCGGCGTCGTCGCCTTCGGTGTCCTCCAGGGCGTCGTCGTCGCCATCGTCGCGACGCTGATCTGGCTGGTGGGCGCCGCGGCACGGCCGCGCGACGCGCTGCTCGGCCGCATCGCCGGCCGCGACGGCTTCTACAAGCTGCATCGCCATCCCGAGGCCGAGGCGGTCCGCGGCATGGTCCTCTATCTGCTCGAGGGGCCGGTCATCTTCTTCAACAGCGACCATCTGCAGGCCCGCATCCGCTGGCTGATCGCCCGGGCGCCGGTCGAGACGCAATATTTCGTGCTCGATGGCAGCGCCATGAATTTCGTCGACGGAACCGGCGCCATCGCGCTCGGCGAGATCGCCGGGGAGCTCGCCCATCGCGGCGTCAAGTTCGCGGTGGCCGACCTGCATTGGAAGCCGTATGAGCTCCTGGAACGCGCCGGGTTCTTCGCCCAGATCGGCGAGGAGCATGTCTTCGACCAGCTCGAGGAGGCGGTGCGGGCGTTGGCCGAGAAAGCAGCAAAGCCGCCGGCTTGA
- a CDS encoding acyl-CoA dehydrogenase family protein produces MDFSLSPEIEDYRRRIRAFVETHVLPVEADPTAYDEHENIREDRLAALRQKARAEGLWALQMPKALGGQGLPVTGMAACYEEMGRSIFGAVAFNCAPPDDGNMILLEKVARPDQKERWLKPIIEGRLRSSFVMTEPAPGSGSDPGGMMLTRAEKKGDRWIVRGRKWFITGAEGAQHFILIARTSDDPRRGLTAFLHHAKDPGWRILRRIPIMGPEEHGGHCEIEYDGLEIPDENRLMEVGEGLKATQIRLNTARLTHCMRWLGLSKRALEIAGAYVAERQAFGAALKDHESVQMMLGAAAMEIEIGRLLTMKAAWQLDRTGKARKEVSMAKVAVADLLHKSVDTAIQLCGAKGYSKDTILEWIYRYARQARLVDGASEVHRMVLSQELAKEGRDFWRWG; encoded by the coding sequence ATGGATTTCTCGCTCAGCCCCGAGATCGAGGATTACCGCCGCCGCATCCGCGCTTTCGTCGAGACGCATGTCCTCCCGGTCGAGGCGGATCCGACGGCCTATGACGAGCATGAGAACATCCGCGAGGACCGCTTGGCGGCCTTGCGCCAGAAGGCGCGGGCGGAGGGGCTCTGGGCGCTGCAGATGCCGAAAGCGCTGGGCGGCCAGGGGCTGCCGGTCACGGGCATGGCCGCCTGCTACGAGGAGATGGGCCGCTCGATCTTCGGTGCCGTGGCGTTCAATTGCGCGCCGCCCGACGACGGCAACATGATCCTCCTGGAGAAGGTGGCGCGGCCCGACCAGAAGGAGAGATGGCTCAAGCCCATCATCGAGGGCAGGCTGCGCTCCTCCTTCGTGATGACGGAGCCGGCGCCCGGCTCGGGCTCCGATCCCGGCGGCATGATGCTGACCCGCGCCGAGAAGAAGGGCGACCGCTGGATCGTGCGCGGCCGCAAATGGTTCATCACCGGCGCCGAGGGCGCCCAGCATTTCATCCTGATCGCGCGTACCTCGGACGATCCGCGCCGCGGCCTCACGGCGTTCCTGCATCACGCCAAGGATCCGGGCTGGCGCATCCTGCGCCGCATCCCGATCATGGGTCCCGAGGAGCATGGCGGTCATTGCGAGATCGAGTATGACGGGCTCGAGATCCCCGACGAGAACCGCCTGATGGAGGTGGGCGAGGGGCTCAAGGCGACGCAGATCCGGCTCAACACCGCGCGGCTCACCCACTGCATGCGCTGGCTCGGCCTTTCCAAGCGCGCGCTCGAGATCGCGGGCGCCTATGTGGCCGAGCGCCAGGCCTTCGGCGCCGCGCTCAAGGACCATGAATCGGTGCAGATGATGCTGGGCGCCGCCGCCATGGAGATCGAGATCGGCCGGCTCCTCACCATGAAGGCCGCCTGGCAGCTCGACCGCACCGGCAAGGCGCGCAAGGAGGTCTCGATGGCGAAGGTCGCGGTGGCCGACCTGCTGCACAAGTCGGTCGACACCGCGATCCAGCTCTGCGGCGCCAAGGGCTATTCCAAGGACACGATCCTGGAATGGATCTACCGCTACGCCCGCCAGGCGCGCCTCGTGGACGGCGCCTCCGAGGTCCATCGCATGGTGCTGTCGCAGGAGCTCGCCAAGGAAGGCCGCGACTTCTGGCGCTGGGGCTAG
- a CDS encoding class I SAM-dependent methyltransferase, which translates to MAATDEHRIDPGRSIDWSRSSADYARHRQGPPESFFAKLQALGIGLPGQRLLDLGTGTGLIARRLARQGARVAGIDIAAGQLAEARRLAAAEGLPVEFREAPAEDPPFADASFDAVTANQCWLYFDKARLLPRLRRLLAPGGLIMVSHFSWLPRADPIAAATEAIVLKHNPVWTGGDWDGAVALPPAWMTPDLEIRGFFLYDEAIPYTAEGWRGRIRACRGVGASLEPEAVAAVDRDLAAWLAAHAGERFAVRHRLDATILAFRAS; encoded by the coding sequence ATGGCCGCGACCGACGAGCATCGCATCGACCCCGGCCGCAGCATCGATTGGAGCCGCTCGAGCGCCGACTATGCGCGCCATCGCCAGGGGCCGCCGGAAAGCTTCTTCGCGAAGCTCCAGGCGCTGGGGATCGGCCTGCCCGGCCAGCGCCTGCTCGATCTCGGCACCGGGACCGGCCTGATCGCGCGCCGGCTGGCGCGGCAGGGCGCCCGGGTCGCGGGCATCGACATTGCCGCAGGACAATTGGCGGAGGCGCGCCGTCTCGCCGCCGCGGAAGGACTCCCGGTCGAGTTCCGCGAGGCCCCGGCCGAGGACCCGCCCTTCGCCGATGCCAGCTTCGATGCCGTCACCGCCAACCAATGCTGGCTTTATTTCGACAAGGCGCGGCTCCTGCCGCGGCTGCGCCGCCTGCTGGCGCCGGGCGGCCTCATCATGGTCAGCCATTTCTCCTGGCTGCCGCGCGCGGACCCGATCGCGGCCGCGACCGAGGCCATCGTGCTCAAGCACAATCCCGTCTGGACCGGCGGCGATTGGGACGGAGCGGTGGCGCTGCCGCCGGCCTGGATGACGCCCGACCTCGAGATTCGCGGCTTCTTCCTCTATGACGAGGCGATCCCCTACACCGCCGAGGGCTGGCGCGGCCGCATCCGCGCCTGCCGCGGGGTCGGCGCCTCGCTCGAGCCCGAGGCGGTCGCGGCGGTCGATCGCGATCTCGCGGCCTGGCTCGCCGCCCATGCCGGGGAACGGTTCGCGGTGCGGCACCGCCTGGACGCGACGATCCTGGCCTTTCGAGCCTCCTGA